A genome region from Candidatus Binatia bacterium includes the following:
- a CDS encoding dienelactone hydrolase family protein, with protein sequence MERKHASDYPQGLLDLFDKYVHGGIDRRGFLIGAARFAVGGVTAAMLLDELSPKFAEGQQVTPDDKRLVTQTLEYDSPRGNGTMKGYLARPASAKDKKLPGILVFHENRGLNPHIEDITRRLALENFMAFAPDALTPLGGYPGDEDKARELFAKLDQAKAREDFVAAANVLRGRPDCTGKIGAVGFCYGGGIVNYLATRMPELKAGVPFYGTQPPAADVPKIQAPLLLHYAETDERVNAGWPAYEAALKENKKKYEVFFYPGTQHGFNNDTTPRYDAEAAKVAWSRTIEFFKKHLA encoded by the coding sequence ATGGAACGGAAGCATGCGAGTGACTATCCGCAGGGGCTGCTGGATCTCTTCGACAAGTACGTCCACGGCGGGATCGATCGCCGCGGCTTCCTGATCGGCGCCGCCAGGTTCGCGGTGGGGGGCGTGACCGCGGCGATGCTGCTCGACGAGCTGTCGCCGAAGTTCGCCGAGGGGCAGCAGGTGACCCCCGACGACAAGCGCCTGGTCACGCAGACGCTCGAGTACGACTCGCCCCGGGGCAACGGAACGATGAAGGGCTACCTGGCGCGTCCCGCGAGCGCGAAGGACAAGAAGCTGCCCGGAATCCTCGTCTTTCACGAAAACCGCGGCTTGAACCCGCATATCGAGGACATCACCCGGCGGCTCGCGCTGGAGAACTTCATGGCGTTCGCGCCGGACGCGCTGACGCCGCTCGGCGGCTATCCGGGGGACGAGGACAAGGCGCGAGAGCTGTTCGCGAAGCTCGACCAGGCCAAGGCGCGCGAGGACTTCGTGGCCGCGGCGAACGTGCTGCGCGGGCGCCCCGACTGCACCGGGAAGATCGGTGCGGTCGGCTTCTGCTACGGTGGCGGCATCGTGAACTACCTCGCGACGCGCATGCCGGAGCTGAAGGCGGGCGTTCCCTTCTACGGCACCCAACCGCCGGCCGCCGACGTGCCGAAGATCCAGGCTCCGCTGCTCCTCCACTACGCGGAGACCGACGAGCGCGTCAACGCGGGCTGGCCCGCATACGAGGCGGCGCTCAAGGAGAACAAGAAGAAGTACGAAGTCTTCTTCTACCCGGGCACGCAGCATGGCTTCAACAACGACACCACGCCGCGCTACGACGCCGAGGCGGCGAAGGTG